A stretch of Plasmodium vinckei vinckei genome assembly, chromosome: PVVCY_05 DNA encodes these proteins:
- a CDS encoding PHF5-like protein, putative, producing MAAKHHPDLIMCRKQPGIAIGRLCEKCDGKCPICDSYVRPYTLVRICDECNYGSYQGRCIICGEVGISDAYYCKECCLCEKDRDGCPKIVNLGSAKTDLFYENKKYEFKKQ from the exons ATGGCAGCAAAACATC ATCCCGATCTTATTATGTGCCGAAAGCAACCAGGAATAG CTATTGGAAGATTATGTGAAAAATGTGATGGTAAATGTCCAATTTGTGATTCATATGTAAGGCCATACACTTTGGTACGAATATGTGATGAATGCAATTATGGGAGTTATCAG ggAAGATGCATTATTTGTGGAGAAGTAGGTATATCGGATGCCTACTATTGCAAGGAGTGCTGCCTTTGTGAAAAGGAC AGAGATGGATGCCCGAAGATTGTTAACTTAGGTAGTGCAAAGACGGATCTGTTTtatgaaaacaaaaaatatgagtTTAAAAAGCagtaa